Part of the Rhodococcus sp. OK302 genome is shown below.
GACGAAATCGACGGTCTTTTCCCGCTCTTTGGAGTCGGTGAACGACGACATCCCCAAGTCGTAACTACCGGCCTGGATCGAGGGAATGATCTTGTCGAAGTCTGCTTGGTTGAACACGGCTTCGACGCCGAGAACCGCAGCGACAGCGTCCATGAGATCGACGTCGAATCCGACGATGGTTCCGGACGCATCCTTGAACTCGTTGGGTGCGTACGGAATGTTGACACCAATCTGAAGTTTCCCGGATTCTGCGACCTTCGGTGGCAGGAGCGCCGCGATCTCGGGGACTTTCTGCACACTGATCGCCGGCCCCTCGGGTACCAGTCCTTCATCGTTGACAACGCATCCGCCGCAGAGCGCGACGATCACACCAATCAACAGCAGACGCACCACATGTGCGCGCACGCCCCTACGCCGAACTACTTGTACCCGCACGTTTTCACCGACCACGACTCTGCTCTCCACTCGTCGATCGCCGCACCGAGCAACGTTCATTCGAAATTCGATAGAACGGTAGGTTACGGCAGGAGTTACTCCAGCACCGATTCGTCGAAACCTCCGGCAACCCGCTCACAGAATCAGCGACGAACTGTGCGTGCGAACACCGCTTCGGCGAATTGACTGGTCGAGGCTAATCCGCCTAGGTCAGCTGTCGCAGTTCCAGCGGCGATAGTGCCTCGAACGGCGTTCGTGATGCGGCTTGCCGCGAGTGTGAGCCCACTGTCTCCACGAGATTCGCCGAGCCAGTCGAGCATCATCGCGCTCGACAGCAATAACGCGGTGGGGTTGGCCCGGTTCTTACCCGCGATATCCGGCGCGGCACCGTGCGCGGCCTGAGCCATAACTTTGGTTTCCGAAGCATTGATCGACGGTGCGCTGCCGAGTGAGCCCGACAGTTCTCCGGTCAGGTCTGAAAGTATGTCGCCGAACATGTTCTCCGTGACGACGACGTCGAAGTCTCCGCCGCGGCGGACGAGAAGTGCTGCCATGGCGTCGACGTGTTGATCGTCGACGACGACGTGCGGAAATTCGGTAGCGACGCTCAGGCAGGCGTCCCGGAAAAGTCCGGTGGTCAGTGTCAGGACATTCGCCTTGTGCACGATGGTGACGTGGTTGCGTCGACGTGTCGCCAGCGTGAATGCGGTCCGAGCAATTCGCTCGCAGGCCGCTCGGGTGAAGACGCCGACAGCCAGAGCGAGATCCGGCGTCGGCATGAACTCTCCGCTGCCCACCGCCATGTTGCGATCCGCATA
Proteins encoded:
- a CDS encoding isocitrate/isopropylmalate dehydrogenase family protein; this translates as MTGASAITSPTLRLGLMHGDGIGHEIVPVARQIVDAAMSAVHAPPVDWVELPLGREAIETHGTPIPDKTVVALEQLPGWILGPHDSASYPSEFRGQLTPGGVIRKKFELFANIRPAIAFEGVKALVPTMDLVIVRENTEGLYADRNMAVGSGEFMPTPDLALAVGVFTRAACERIARTAFTLATRRRNHVTIVHKANVLTLTTGLFRDACLSVATEFPHVVVDDQHVDAMAALLVRRGGDFDVVVTENMFGDILSDLTGELSGSLGSAPSINASETKVMAQAAHGAAPDIAGKNRANPTALLLSSAMMLDWLGESRGDSGLTLAASRITNAVRGTIAAGTATADLGGLASTSQFAEAVFARTVRR